The stretch of DNA ATAAAGACGTTCTCACTAAAATTTGATAAACCATATAGAGATCCCTTTGGGGATAGCTTTGGCGTGATGGATGTTGTAGACCGCTGGATATGTAATGCCCTCGGACACGGTGTCTCTGAGCTTCATCTGCGTATTCAATCAAACGTACACTGTGATCTCCCATCAAAAGTCTTCACCAGCACCACACTAGTTAAGCTGTCATTGGGAACAGATATATACGTCCCAAGTGTTCCTTCCCATACATGTCTACCAGCACTAAAGGTTCTCCTCCTTGAATCAGTTCAATTTAGGGATAATCAACTATCTGATGTGTTTCTTGCTGCATGCCCTGCACTTGAGGACTTAACCATATATCAGATGTGCGTTCCAGGAGACATGTTATATATATCCAGTGAGACAATTAAGAAACTCTCAGTTTCTAACTATAGTTATACTTATACATATCGTTCTTGCACTTTTTCACTTGACACACCAAGTGTTGTCGACCTCTATTTCTCTGGTTATGCTGGGCACAAAACTTCACGTTATAATCTGCATTCACTTGGTAAGGCTACTCTGGACCTTCAATTGCCCAAAAATTACAAGTATTTGGGGACGGTACTTGGTGAGGATCTGATGAATCTCATCAGTGGGATACGCAACCTCAAGACCCTTCACTTGACTTTTTCGGCTGTCGAGGTCAGTTTCAGTTTGTGGTCGTCTCTCATCACCTTATCTTTATtggtcaaaaacaaaatcacattctttgtgtttgtgtgtgttttaattaGGCGATTTCACTATACTGCAAAGATGGATTACCGGTGTTCAACAACCTCGTTGAGTTAGTGTTTTCGAGTCAGAAACGCGGTTGGAAAGTGCTTCTACCACTTCTGCTAGAGCGTTCTCCAAACCTAGAAACTCTGATTCTCTCggtatgacaaaaaaaaaatccatgaaCAAATCTTACTTTATGACTTGCATGAGTATTAAGTAGACTCTATCCTCTTGATGCTTCAGGGTCTGCATCGTTACACACTGAGAACAAGTCAATATGTTGGGATTCAAGTTCCCTCGAATAACCAAATAAAGATATTGCATATCATACAATATCAAGGACGACGTGCAATCGAGCTGTTACACATTAACCATTTCTTACTGCATATGGAGTGTCTAGAAGTGTTAAAAGTTTACGTTGCAGCTGAAATGGATGACTTCAAAAAGATGCAAGTCATGGAGGATATGTTGAAGCTTCCTGCAGCTTCATCGAAGCTCAAGATACAAGTCAAATAATCACCATCATCAGAGCCGTCTCTAAGTTTTTGAGGGCCAccagcaaataaaaaaaaagggctgcttatataaatttttttttttaaaaagcagtGAGATGTTTAACAAAgtaattgtaaaaaataaaagacaagcAAATTATTCTTCAAATCTAACAATTCTTCTTGCATTTCTTCCTGCAAACTCATTCATCAAGCTTTTATAATCAAGTTTTTCAGCCATACGCCTTTCAATAGATATTATCCACAATCCATTCAGTCTTTCTTGCGCCATAGTTGACTGTAGATAAGATTTTATAAGTTTCAactttgaaaaacttctttCTGCGGATGCAACTGAAACTGGAATAGTCATCATTATGCGGTATGCAGTCCATATATTCGGGTAGCAgctttccatttttttcaaaaaatccaACACTTCGACagccttcttcatctctttagGCAAAACCTCTTTGAAAAGTTTAAGctctaaaaacaaatcattagcATCTAGATCAGAATGTATATCATGCTTCAAGAAAGCTTCAAAGTTGGTACAAGAATCCATCAAGTCGCCATCGTTTGCTAATTGTAGTTTCCTCAAGtcaaataaaaatccaaaaatcttttCATAGCTTTGAAGTTGATCAAATCTTGTCTCAAGAGAAACCAAACCTTGATCCACGATTTTGATGAAGTAGTTTACCCTAAAGTTTTTTTCCGCTGTAAATATCACATCTTCCCCAACTTTTTCAGCTTCTTCGTCGTGATATCGTTTTCTTTTACAACCGCGTTTTGCTTTCACATAGAATGTAGGATCAATATCCATATCCACAGCAATCCTCTCAGTTTCTACTTTTGCTGCTTGAAACCCTGTTTCTCTATACtctttaaagaaagaaacaagtcCTTTTAGTTGAGCAATAGCAATATCAATATCCATATCTTCTGCCTGCAAGATCTTACTTACTTTGTtgacaacaaacaaaagttcATACCAAATTACCattccaaacaaaaactcaaaactcccAATTCCATGGCTTTCACTCATTGCAAGAGACTCGACCtcgctttttgtttttggattgtCACTGTTTTCTGCCAAGTAAAACAAAGCCTCTCGTATCTGAGGAGCTTGAAATCATATTGCTTTCACACTTTTAACGCGACTCTCCCAACGAGTTTGTGACAATGGCTTGACTGTAATACCATTCACAATCTCTCTGAAAACTTCACAATTATTTGTAGAAGctacaaacaaacaatagaTACGCTGGAcaattccaaaaaataatactGCTATCGGCGACGAGGAAGCGATATCTGAAAGTGCTAGATTCAAACTATGACAACCACATGATGTATAAACTGCCCTTGGATTAACTTCAAGCAATCTCGATTGCActcctttattttttcctttcatgTTTGATCCATTATCATAACCTTGCCCTCTAATGTCATCAATATTCAACCCAAGATTACGCAATACATCTTGCAAAGTGTCAAAAAGCCCTTCTCCAGTTTTGTCTTTGACTTCCaagaatgttaaaaaaaaatcttcaatctTTGGTGACTTCTCAGAAATATCCACACAGCGAATAACTAATGACATTTGTTCCCGGTGACTGATATCAGGAGTAGTATCAAGAATAACtgaaaaatattttgcaaaTCGAATCTTTGTCAAGATCATCTGTTGGATCTCATTACCAATCATCATAATCAACTCATTTTGAATATTCGGACTCAGATAATGATGATTCGTTTCATGTTTTTCAATTCATCTTATGTGCTCTTGCATCACAGGATCAAAATCACCAAACACCTCAATCATGCCTAGAAAATTTCCGTTATTATCCTCATGAATCTTAGCACTACTCCCACGAAATGCTATATTCTTTTTAGCAAGACCCATAACCAAAGCAATTATCCTCAACAACACATCTCTCCAgtgttttttctctttattaatcTTTGCCTGGACATGCTTATCAattgtttgcttcttttttagCCTCATTTCCAGCTCCATCCACTGAACCACACATCTAATATGATTATGACCTTTTTCATGTTCTCTAAGCATTCTTGAAACGTTTCTCCAGTCATTGTACCCTGTAGTTGCCAACTGAGTAGTAGTTTTGTCTTGTGTGAATAATTTACAGCAAAAACAGAAGATCTTATCTTTTACTTGTGAGTAAACTAACCATTGCCTATCTTGCTTCTCTCCATTCCTTATTTCTCTAGTATAAGATGAATGAGAAAAACATCTACCAATAGAATCTcttgaaaaatgaaaatcaactgGAAGTCTTGTGATTGGACCTTTCTCAACAAGAAAATCTCTCACTCTATTATCAATTGTTCTCCAATTTCCAGGATCATTGATATCTCCATCTATATGATATTTCttaaaatcatatgttttaTCCTTTTCGTTCTCCTTTTCATTCTCATTCTCAATCTCAGTTTCAATCTCTATATCATTCTCATTCCCATTTCCATTCGCATTCACATTCTCATTCTCTTGgctattttctaaaatatcagcttcttcatcactcttattgatttctttttctaaagACTCATCAGTTTGAgaagtttcagattttttaacATACCTCAACATCGAATTAgccattgattttgttaatgcatcttgtctcttctttttccttacttttGATGCCCCTCCCGGCTCTTTTCTTATTCGGTTAGAAGTCATCTTCCTACAAGGAAGCAACCAAACTATTAGCACAAGAATAATATAGATATAACTGAACAAATCAATGGTTAGTATGACTTTTAGCACAAGAAAGCGATAGAAGTAAAAACACATCaatatattaattcaaaaatagCAATATCTTAATTTTCTATTGACAAACCTGAATTGATTCAAAATTCAGAGGCAGTCCActctgaaaaaaattaaagagtatCAGAGCAAAGGAGTACAGGACAGCGATAATTGCAAGGTGAAGGAGGAAGGAGAGGAAACaatgtttaggttttttttaggtttgtttctttttttcttttagttttagttttattatttatatttaactaaatcaatttcgttttttttaaccTTAAAACTCTACAtattaattttcgtttttgtttgcattggccgcgtttttaaaaaaagattggccgtccaaaaaaaacaaataaaaggttAGCACTTAGGTTTGAACCGGAGACTTCATACTTTTCAGGGAAGGTTATTACCACTAGACTAAAgaaacattttgaaaaatagggccgaaaaaatcttataaaatatgcGGCCGCAAGCATATGCTTCATAGGCCTGGCCTTTGGGCCGGCTCTGACCATCATCCATTAGTTTTTTATGTGTACTCTTTATATTATAGTAATTTATTATCATGCGCAGTCATAAAAACTAGAAACAACAACTTTTGTTTGAGTTTAAAGGAAGCTAAGGAATTCGTGGAAAAGGAGAAGCACAagtatcagaagaagaaggtgaagatatCGTAGAAAAGTTGAAGTCACTTGGTGCAATATTAAAGCtgtttcactacaagaaaaagcTGTCATTGTGACGTTAGTTTGGGAcgaaatttttttgtcacaaatttgtgaccgTTTAGATACTTTGTTGTGACATAATTTTTCAGTcataaattagtaattattttgtCACAATATTATTACGAATTAAATCGTCACCATATATTGTCTCTattagcgactaaatagtgttgatattattaattgtaacaaGTGTGACGGTTTTACTATAATCATGTAGTCACAAATAGTGACGTTTATTTGAGACAAAATTATTTGTCACACATTTGTGACCTTTAATATAGAGAATGATCATTGTATTTTAtgaaggaaaatatatattaataactaaaaacTTACTATTATAAAATAAGTCAATTACATCATCATTGTTaacatttcataatttttttaaaaactataaaaaattatattattttaaagtagatAACTATTTTCACTTATAGTTAAACATTCATCTTAAGCTTACTTCATGTCCCTCCATCTCATGTTCATTACTTAATTCCTGAAACAGcatgaatataaataaaagaatgttaATCTTATGTCCATCATCCGCcacttaataattttataatataaacaaaatacataGTCAACATAATGTACCTTTAATATCAAAGAGTTAATAAGATCATGCAATTTTTTTACTTCGTCTTCTAGGTAATTGACTCGGCTTTTCAAAGAAATCACTTCTGATTCaatagttgttgttgtagtgctattctgattattcttttattaattaaattaggtGGAAAAAAATTGGAATGATAGTTTATACCCAAAGTGGTTACGATCACTTGCCCATGGTCCGATGCTCAAAGTTACTAGTTGGCCTATGTATATTTGCCGTGGATTTGACTGCAATTCAATCTGAAAACAGTAATTCGGTTGTTGATGTTGATCCATTGGAATTTGAGACATTAATAAATCTACATGTAGAAGTAGAAGATCTTGatgatatagaagaagaagaaccatatTTTGAATCAGATGGTTAAGACGAAAACTCTGATCCAGAGCTAAGCGATGAAGAGTGGATTTAATTTTATCACAATTTTGTTATGTCATTCgctttatataattttaatgaaCATTGCaaccttattattattactattttatcaaaatattttttttttctttccctcaTCCCTTTGGCGCGTatcgctctctctctccaaGTTTTGTGATTCACCAAATCGAGATGTTGAACAAAATTTCCTAAGGCTTAAAAATTTCCCAAATATTTGGTTTTTCCTTCTTAAATATATCATACCTTAAACCTTCACTAGTATTTAAAGGAATATAGGTGACCTCTAAATTATAACCCTAATTAAAAACtctattgtttttctttgtagccgcttcttctctctcgctctcACCTATCTCTCTTGCAAGGTTAGTGATCATTTTCTTCCattaaattattagatctgtATTGTAGAGTGATTACCATTTGACTTTTCGGTGGTGCTCtgtttttttacatcttttggTGCTCTGTTTTTTACATCTTTGGGTgctctgttatttttttattttacatttttatgtgTTCGGTGCTCTGTTCTTTTTCGTATTACTCTCGTTTGTCTAGCAACGTATTACGATCGGTGTTATATATAATCGTATGTAAACGTATTAATACTTTTCTAAGGCTACATATAATTGTATATACTTGTGGAGTGAATAGCTTTTCACTTTTCTAAGGGTTTTATATATAATCGACTCATTGCAGAAAAATTTGATGAACATGTGGAAGAACTCTTGTCACAGAGAGAGTCTTCAAATGGTGAGAATTTAAcccaaaaggagaaaaacaaactttatGTTAAGGTAATAGTTATAGATTAAATTATGCATAGCTACATATGTTttgctgagttataattttattattcttttttgggtttgaaaatACATATCATTGTTtataattgtgtgttttttttatagatttttggaATATCAAAATAAGGTCATGTATTTGGAATTGGGTCACTGCACAATGGAAATTCTATGTCTTTGGGTGATCCATATGTCCTACAACCTACCAAAGAAGAAATGGGTATATTAACCCATCGACTTGAAGAACTtgaaaatgaattgaaaaagaGTCGTGATGGAAACTTACTCCTTGAGAAACCTCTCCAAGCACTAGAGGACAACTATGTTTCCACAAGTTCCCCTGGAATTTCTATGTAATCTAGTTTGGTTTGGCTTTATTTCTAGTTGCTacttaattaagttttgtttggttttatttagtttattcatAATACTAtggtttttatttctattttatatgatgttattttatttttcataaatttgatttggattagCACATTGTTGGATAttggtttctttattttaatttataaaataatatattattttaattattaatatataaattatgtatcattgtaacaataattttttaaaaccagaGGATGATGGTTTTGGTCATAATTGCAACGATGTTTTAGTTGATAAATTTGTAATCATCAGAGACGGTTAGAGACTAAAGTTTTGTCATAATGAATGACAGTTTTGATACATGTTCTTAGTTAGTAAAAGTGACATTTAACAGGTCACTAAATATGACGAATTGACTACAGAGGCGTCGTAAATAGTGACTAACTTGATACGTGATTTCGGTCATGAAATAAAACGTATTTGGGAAGATAATTTTAGTAAGCAATTGTGACATTTTAGATACGTTTACAAATCGTTACATTTGATGGCGAAATAGATACGTATGAGTTAGTCGCAACTCGTGTGACGTTTTAgtgactaaaaaaaattgtgaccaGTGTATTGTAACCATTCACCAATCGTCACAGATTcgtaacaatatttttattgtgaCGAAAAAAACTTATTGTGACGGAATATTACGTGATAATGGactcattttcttgtagtgttttgGAGTGAGTGAGTTTCCAGTTATGTGTTACTTGGACTGATGATGAGGAAACGAGGTTTcatttttctagttttatttgtgtttaataataataatcgaAGACTTCaatatgttgttttgatttgCCTACTAAGGTACGGTTGATAATAGAGGGTAACGAAAATCCTGCAAAACGTACAAGAGATCATCTATGAGCTTACTAAGGTTTCATAGGAGCGAAGAGATCATCTATAACCAACATTAGCTCTTAAAAACCTAGGTTGCACTTAATTAGGCTATATGTCATTGCTAATGTTGGTTTTTAAGAGCTTAAACCCATCAATGTTTGCTAgattaaaatgtatcacaaatgGGTTCTTCCATAGTAGtaagaacaaatttttttatgatcAGGCTCCAGTTTGGATGATAAAATGTTACCTCCACTCCTTTTAGCACCAGAGAAACTGTTAATATCGTTCTTATAATGAGCCTGCTCATATAACTCCCCTAACAACAAACATTGGCGGATAGAATGAGGTTAAAACATTCTAACATTTACTTGAGTATCAGTTCTCAGCCCTGCCAAAAAACACCAACCAAGTAGTCCTCAGATAGTTTCACCTTTTCCCTGATGGACACAATCGAGCATGATACTCTTCAATTCCGTCTATTTCCTGCAACTGTTTCAGCTCTGCAATTTAGTCATCCACCAGCTTATAATACTTTCCTTGCAACAGCATTTTGTTAATTCCCCAATTATACCTAACACTCCCACATAACTGATTTTGAAATTGATTGGTGCCAAGCAGTAGCAAGGCAATCAAAATGGAAAGATGCTAAACATAAgtgggtgtattcaacttgacattttaagtgatttgtgtaaaagttacaaatcctatgttattcaatcatgaattttaaaaagtctcttgaaatccactgttattgaaatgatgattttaaaatctactttaaaatccactattattcaaaacagtttgtggatttggattttaataagttgtagggattttggaggatttgagaggatttgtttagttaaaaatacacaaatccaaatctcatggttttaggtgagatttcaaagaattttactataaatcatatcaacttccctaaaatctatcaaaatttcaaatttcctaaatcccatcaaatcctccaaaatcattatttcaatac from Camelina sativa cultivar DH55 chromosome 9, Cs, whole genome shotgun sequence encodes:
- the LOC104715656 gene encoding zinc finger MYM-type protein 5-like, which encodes MTSNRIRKEPGGASKVRKKKRQDALTKSMANSMLSQENENVNANGNGNENDIEIETEIENENEKENEKDKTYDFKKYHIDGDINDPGNWRTIDNRVRDFLVEKGPITRLPVDFHFSRDSIGRCFSHSSYTREIRNGEKQDRQWLVYSQVKDKIFCFCCKLFTQDKTTTQLATTGYNDWRNVSRMLREHEKGHNHIRCVVQWMELEMRLKKKQTIDKHVQAKINKEKKHWRDVLLRIIALVMGLAKKNIAFRGSSAKIHEDNNGNFLGMIEVFGDFDPVMQEHIR
- the LOC104715654 gene encoding putative F-box/LRR-repeat protein At3g44080 — translated: MEDGEQIGELQLYPASLDCLPDDLLVQILSFLTTKEAASTSVLSKRWRTLFALSPNLDFDDSIFLHPEEGKWNRPDIQRSFVDFVDKTLALHGDNHSIKTFSLKFDKPYRDPFGDSFGVMDVVDRWICNALGHGVSELHLRIQSNVHCDLPSKVFTSTTLVKLSLGTDIYVPSVPSHTCLPALKVLLLESVQFRDNQLSDVVVDLYFSGYAGHKTSRYNLHSLGKATLDLQLPKNYKYLGTVLGEDLMNLISGIRNLKTLHLTFSAVEAISLYCKDGLPVFNNLVELVFSSQKRGWKVLLPLLLERSPNLETLILSGLHRYTLRTSQYVGIQVPSNNQIKILHIIQYQGRRAIELLHINHFLLHMECLEVLKVYVAAEMDDFKKMQVMEDMLKLPAASSKLKIQVK
- the LOC104715655 gene encoding uncharacterized protein LOC104715655, with protein sequence MDIDIAIAQLKGLVSFFKEYRETGFQAAKVETERIAVDMDIDPTFYVKAKRGCKRKRYHDEEAEKVGEDVIFTAEKNFRVNYFIKIVDQGLVSLETRFDQLQSYEKIFGFLFDLRKLQLANDGDLMDSCTNFEAFLKHDIHSDLDANDLFLELKLFKEVLPKEMKKAVEVLDFLKKMESCYPNIWTAYRIMMTIPVSVASAERSFSKLKLIKSYLQSTMAQERLNGLWIISIERRMAEKLDYKSLMNEFAGRNARRIVRFEE